From a region of the Teredinibacter turnerae genome:
- a CDS encoding WecB/TagA/CpsF family glycosyltransferase, whose amino-acid sequence MKIGEDLLPRQLCCVMGLPFDVVTTTAAVTQVEQAIESGQDCFLSTPNLNFVVSAMRDDDFYQSVVESDLIIADGMPIVWVSKLLGINLPERVAGSTLFDELSQRPAEKKMRVFFFGGLPGVAEKASTVLADKFPGAEGCGYFDPGFGNVEEMSTDAIIDTINAANPDFIVVALGAKKGQNWILHNRDRLQAPVVSHLGAVVNFVAGEVSRAPKMVQKLGLEWLWRIKEEPGIWRRYWNDGLTLLQLLVKNVLPLYLTRNKTIQKQVCQSTFDETDSCVQLTLTGKMDRDFSRNLMTEVVDHARAQKPLRLDLSGLEYMDNSFIAFLLLMDCRLQKHQSRLEIIAVSNVLAKTFQQQGVAKRFIYAA is encoded by the coding sequence GTGAAAATCGGCGAGGATCTTCTTCCGCGGCAGCTTTGCTGTGTCATGGGGTTGCCGTTTGACGTGGTCACAACGACCGCGGCTGTAACCCAGGTCGAACAGGCCATTGAATCTGGGCAGGATTGTTTTCTTTCCACACCGAACCTTAACTTTGTTGTTTCGGCAATGCGCGATGATGATTTCTATCAGTCCGTGGTGGAAAGTGATTTGATCATCGCAGACGGGATGCCCATTGTTTGGGTATCGAAGCTGCTGGGTATTAATTTGCCGGAACGAGTCGCCGGATCCACCCTGTTCGATGAGCTTTCGCAGCGTCCGGCAGAAAAAAAGATGCGTGTGTTTTTCTTTGGTGGACTCCCTGGTGTCGCAGAGAAAGCTTCAACTGTTCTCGCGGATAAATTTCCTGGTGCAGAAGGCTGTGGTTATTTCGATCCGGGGTTTGGCAACGTTGAAGAAATGTCGACTGATGCCATTATTGACACAATTAACGCTGCGAATCCCGATTTTATCGTTGTTGCGTTAGGGGCAAAAAAGGGTCAGAACTGGATTTTACACAACCGCGACAGATTGCAGGCCCCCGTCGTTAGCCACTTGGGTGCGGTGGTGAATTTTGTCGCAGGCGAGGTTAGTCGCGCGCCAAAAATGGTACAAAAACTGGGGCTCGAATGGTTGTGGAGAATTAAAGAAGAGCCTGGTATATGGCGCCGATATTGGAATGACGGTTTGACCTTGCTGCAATTACTCGTAAAGAATGTGTTGCCTCTTTACCTGACTCGTAATAAAACGATTCAGAAACAGGTTTGTCAATCGACATTTGATGAGACAGATTCCTGTGTACAGCTCACATTGACAGGGAAGATGGATAGGGATTTTTCCCGGAACCTCATGACTGAGGTGGTTGATCACGCCCGTGCGCAAAAGCCTTTGCGGCTCGACTTATCCGGCCTGGAATACATGGACAACAGCTTTATCGCGTTTTTGCTTCTCATGGACTGCCGCTTACAGAAGCACCAATCTCGTCTGGAGATCATTGCTGTCAGTAATGTCCTCGCCAAGACATTTCAGCAGCAAGGAGTCGCTAAGCGATTTATTTATGCGGCCTAG
- a CDS encoding glycosyltransferase, with amino-acid sequence MLSYLYKNYEKLNSWPLVSALTDQSFKAAGPKVLLITEPNRISYNQVYPFLYYRDLFREKFDAEIRIVTLPEYSAENYCKQHDADVVLFQTWFTIDKCELVSLVEKIHKLNPSADLHFLDSFAPTDLRLAKTLNPYLTSYIKKSLLKEKSRYLKPQVGDTNLMEYYSGLFDLEEDTVNWHVPEDFLPKLKLGPTFFTGPCILEEFLEKSHAPSGDKPIDVHARLAANGSSWYGKMRQLSIDKLGEIPGISTATGTGIPRPRFMKELENSKICFSPFGYGEICWRDIEAVLAGAVLLKPSMEHLEMAPHIHEADSTYIALNWDYSDLEEKVIHLIGAEEERRKIAEQAYQTIREYLANNAFVDQFAYLFEKS; translated from the coding sequence ATGCTGAGTTATCTATACAAAAATTACGAAAAATTAAACAGCTGGCCATTAGTCAGTGCACTAACCGACCAGTCGTTTAAAGCCGCTGGACCAAAAGTGTTGCTCATTACCGAGCCGAATCGAATAAGTTATAACCAGGTTTACCCTTTTTTATATTACCGCGATTTGTTTCGGGAAAAGTTTGATGCGGAGATTCGCATTGTTACCTTACCCGAATACTCCGCCGAAAATTATTGCAAACAACACGACGCCGATGTCGTACTTTTTCAAACCTGGTTTACTATCGACAAATGCGAACTTGTTTCCCTCGTTGAAAAAATACACAAATTAAATCCATCAGCCGATTTACATTTCCTCGATTCTTTCGCGCCAACAGATCTTCGTCTGGCAAAGACATTAAACCCTTACCTAACCTCGTATATTAAAAAATCGTTGTTAAAGGAAAAATCCCGCTATCTGAAACCGCAAGTAGGCGATACCAATTTGATGGAATACTACTCGGGGTTATTTGACCTGGAAGAGGACACGGTAAATTGGCATGTTCCAGAGGATTTTTTACCGAAACTGAAACTCGGACCGACCTTTTTTACCGGCCCGTGTATTCTGGAGGAATTCCTGGAAAAATCGCACGCGCCTAGTGGCGATAAACCGATTGATGTCCATGCCCGCCTGGCTGCAAACGGCTCGTCCTGGTATGGAAAAATGCGGCAGCTTTCCATCGACAAGCTCGGCGAAATTCCTGGCATTTCTACCGCGACAGGTACCGGAATCCCGCGACCTCGGTTTATGAAAGAGTTGGAAAATTCAAAAATTTGTTTTAGCCCATTTGGGTACGGGGAGATCTGTTGGCGAGATATTGAAGCGGTCCTCGCAGGTGCTGTATTGCTAAAGCCCTCAATGGAACATTTGGAAATGGCACCGCATATTCACGAGGCCGACAGTACCTACATTGCATTAAACTGGGATTACAGCGATCTTGAGGAAAAAGTGATCCACCTGATTGGCGCAGAGGAAGAGCGACGCAAAATCGCCGAGCAAGCCTATCAAACCATTCGCGAATATCTTGCTAACAACGCATTTGTAGACCAGTTCGCCTACCTTTTTGAAAAAAGTTAA
- a CDS encoding glycosyltransferase family 4 protein has protein sequence MSRKLTINWIFDYVGLSGGVKSNRLIAEAMVRRGHEVNLVYCERPDQTPPIWRVRSYLKHKKKERESQGKQRHHLESSTANLLPVAHRPLLASDVPDADFTVATWWRTAVWMQDWPENKGVKGHFVRHHEVYGGDPDEVEAVYRMPIKKFVIARWLKTLMADSYGDSSAALVPNGVDWNQFNYQPREKNSVPAVGFLYGVANWKGAELAFTAVRKMQEIIPELKVYAFGSHLIDKKFNDMLPANFEYFYKPSQKEIPEIYRKTDCWLMPSTLEGFGMPGLEAAACGCPVVSTLCGGPEDYVVPGENGYLVAVNDADAMSEHALKILTADPQAWLVMSKNSARIAEEFDWDKSAEKLERAMLEAIE, from the coding sequence ATGTCGAGAAAATTAACTATAAATTGGATTTTCGATTATGTGGGTTTGTCAGGTGGAGTGAAGTCCAATCGACTAATCGCAGAGGCTATGGTGCGACGGGGCCACGAGGTGAATCTGGTTTATTGTGAGCGCCCAGATCAGACGCCACCCATTTGGCGTGTGCGCAGCTATCTAAAGCACAAGAAAAAAGAGCGTGAATCACAGGGCAAGCAGCGGCACCACCTGGAATCCAGTACCGCTAATCTACTGCCTGTGGCGCATCGCCCGCTGTTGGCCAGTGACGTCCCGGATGCAGACTTTACGGTCGCTACCTGGTGGCGCACTGCGGTATGGATGCAGGACTGGCCTGAGAATAAGGGTGTAAAGGGGCACTTCGTTCGCCACCACGAAGTGTATGGCGGCGATCCAGATGAGGTAGAAGCCGTTTATCGTATGCCAATCAAAAAATTTGTTATCGCCCGTTGGCTGAAAACGCTTATGGCAGATAGCTATGGCGATTCCTCTGCGGCGCTGGTACCTAACGGTGTCGACTGGAATCAGTTCAACTATCAGCCGAGAGAGAAAAATTCCGTTCCAGCGGTTGGGTTCTTATATGGCGTGGCAAACTGGAAGGGTGCGGAGCTGGCGTTTACCGCAGTGCGCAAGATGCAAGAAATAATACCCGAACTTAAGGTTTACGCATTTGGGTCCCATCTTATTGATAAAAAATTCAACGATATGTTGCCCGCAAACTTCGAATACTTTTATAAGCCTTCACAAAAAGAGATACCGGAAATCTATAGAAAAACGGATTGTTGGTTGATGCCATCGACACTTGAAGGTTTTGGTATGCCGGGACTGGAAGCGGCCGCGTGCGGATGCCCGGTAGTGTCGACCTTGTGTGGTGGCCCTGAAGATTATGTGGTTCCAGGAGAAAACGGTTATCTGGTTGCGGTCAATGACGCAGATGCAATGTCCGAACATGCACTTAAAATCCTGACAGCAGATCCCCAGGCCTGGTTGGTTATGAGCAAGAACAGTGCGCGGATCGCTGAAGAATTTGACTGGGATAAATCCGCAGAAAAACTTGAACGGGCTATGCTGGAAGCCATCGAATAA